Proteins encoded in a region of the Falco rusticolus isolate bFalRus1 chromosome 12, bFalRus1.pri, whole genome shotgun sequence genome:
- the PRPH2 gene encoding peripherin-2 produces MALMKVKFNQKKRVKLAQGLWLMNWFSVFAGIVVFSMGLFLKIELRKRSEVMDNSESHFVPNSLILMGILSCGYNGFAGKICYDSLDPAKFARWKPLLKPYLALCFFFNILVFFIALVCFLMRGSLDSTLAQGLKNGMKFYRDTDTPGRCFMKKTIDMLQIEFKCCGNNGYKDWFEIQWISNRYLDFSSKEVKDRIKSNVDGRYLVDGVPFSCCNPSSPRPCIQYHVTNNSAHYSYDYQTEELNLWRRGCREALLHYYSSMMSSMGAVVILVWLFEISVMVGLRLLQTSLESIANPEDPECESEGWILENSLKDTLKSALESLKKIGKFNQVEADAEGAEGGEGGKTPAITTVS; encoded by the exons ATGGCACTGATGAAAGTCAAATTCAATCAGAAGAAACGGGTAAAACTAGCACAGGGACTATGGCTCATGAACtggttttcagtgtttgctgGAATCGTTGTTTTTAGCATGGGATTGTTCCTCAAAATTGAACTCCGGAAGCGAAGTGAAGTGATGGACAATTCTGAAAGCCACTTTGTGCCCAATTCTTTGATATTGATGGGTATATTATCCTGCGGCTACAATGGTTTTGCTGGCAAAATTTGTTATGATTCTCTGGATCCCGCTAAATTTGCCAGGTGGAAGCCTTTGCTGAAACCCTACCTGGCACTATGTTTCTTCTTTAACatacttgttttcttcattgctcTGGTTTGCTTTCTCATGCGGGGCTCTCTGGACAGCACGCTGGCCCAGGGGCTCAAGAATGGCATGAAGTTCTACCGGGACACAGACACCCCTGGAAGATGCTTCATGAAGAAGACCATTGACATGCTCCAAATTGAGTTCAAATGCTGTGGGAACAACGGCTACAAAGATTGGTTTGAAATTCAGTGGATCAGCAACAGATATCTGGACTTCAGCTCCAAAGAAGTGAAAGA TCGGATAAAAAGCAACGTGGACGGACGGTACCTGGTAGATGGTGTCCCTTTCAGCTGCTGCAACCCCAGCTCCCCGAGACCCTGCATCCAGTACCACGTCACCAACAACTCGGCTCACTACAGCTACGACTACCAAACAGAGGAGCTCAACCTCTggcgccggggctgccgggAAGCCCTCCTGCACTACTACAGCAGCATGATGAGCTCCATGGGCGCCGTCGTCATCCTCGTCTGGCTTTTTGAG ATATCCGTGATGGTTGGCTTGCGTCTCCTACAGACCTCTCTGGAAAGCATTGCAAATCCTGAAGACCCTGAATGTGAAAGCGAAGGGTGGATCCTGGAGAACAGCCTGAAGGACACTTTGAAGTCTGCGCTAGAGAGTTTGAAAAAGATTGGAAAGTTCAATCAGGTGGAAGCAGATGCTGAAGGGGCTgaaggaggggaaggtgggaagACACCAGCCATCACAACAGTCAGTTGA